The Xiphophorus hellerii strain 12219 chromosome 6, Xiphophorus_hellerii-4.1, whole genome shotgun sequence genomic interval TCAAACAAACAGTATGCCTATTGTGTCAAtgggaaaattaaaatattagagtGTAATAAtataatcattttgttttttaatgcatgTAAATTACTTTTAGGTTATTAAGTTTAATACATTCAGCCCAACTGACAATAAAACGCAACAGCATTGGTAACCAGCAGTGCTTGTGTAATTGCTATTTTGGTTATCATCCACCCTGCAGGATCTAAACATATGGgcttaattttcttttgattttacaaatgttagtttttaatcGTTTTTTTAGCAGCAATCCTTTGGAAATAGCTCACCAAATTACTTTAAATCCCCattgtatttaaaacaatttaggCTAGATTAACAATTATAGAAACATTTGGAGGTGAGTTCAGTgaatgataaaatattaaagaaatggCTCACGTTAAAAACATATGAAGACATCAGAAATGAAAGGGTCTTGACAGAGAGCCATCTTTGTGACATTAAAACACCAGAGTAGAACCTGCAGCTAAACCTCAAGTCATCTAATCCTGTTTTGTTCTACAGTCCAAAGATCACAGGACACAGATTTGTCTTGACCCGTCTTCTTCTCAACAAGTCCTGATTATCGTGGCGGCGACTAAATATACATTCTTCTGCCTGTTTTCTCTCCCCAGGTGGAGGCGATGAAGATCGGTgcaaaggaaatgaaaaaagctTACAAGGACGTCAAGCTTGATCAGATCGATGTATGTTTGGGACACACTCTTTTTCTCCTGTCCTGTGATTGATTCTGTTACAAAAGGCTGCCAACTAGCACAAGGAACATTATTATCTTTGATACACCAGCaaatattttaggatttttaggAAACAGTAATAAGAAAACTAGCAGGCTGGCATGGTTAAACAGCATTTAATGAACAAGAGGAATGTCATTTTTACTTTCCCTCACTAAATTGTGGGTCAAAAAATTGTAAAGGAATGAAGATTTCATTGCTGTAGCTTAACCTCtgattcaaaatgtttgaaaaatttaCTGTTTAATTTGATCACGTTATGGgaaaacagtgtttttatgACAAATGAAAATACTTTGTACACCCTTGTTTTGCCAGTATATGATTTTACCATTCTGCTCATAAGCATAACACGAGCCTGTGTTCACATCTTCACCATAAGTCTGTGTCTTTCTGTCCTGATTTTTTCTCCAAAGGGCTGTAtactttttaagaaaacaacagaggGCTAGCAAACAGAAAACCCAGCTGGCAGAAGAGATCCTGCTTGAAACAGGTTATCAGAAAACAGATGGGAAAACACACAGCTGGAGAGCTCAGCACTTTAAAAAGATGGGACCAGCGGTCAaagtggaaattatttttaccattttatgactgtcattttttcttaaaatggtTTGAAATTATTCGCAGTACTTACTTGAGATGGGTCAGACTTTTCTTGCAGTGGTTTttacttaaaaacacaaaggtaTGTTAAGTGTAATTAAGAATTTCAGCAGCACGCAGGGATGCACAGAAAGCTAAGTAAAACTTGAAGAGCAGGTGAAATtttaatgttgcattaaaaacaGGGATAGAGCTAATTGGAAATAGCTTCTGTTTCTCATATAACTTTAACttattgtttgtttcatgtGAAATTTGTTTCTTCGGACTCGCAGGATTTACAAGACCAGCTGGAAGACATGATGGAGGAAGCCGGTGAGGTGCAGGAGTCCCTGAGCCGCAGCTACTGCACTCCAGACATCGACGAGGAGGATCTTGAAGCAGGTATTTTGGGCGAATGGGTATTTCACAATGACTGATCACAGTTAATGAGAGCGAAGCATCAACAGCAGACTTCTAATTACATGGTACAAGTCGATGAGAGAAAATAATATCCTGCAAATCAGTCATGACTGCCGGCTTCGCTGACAGCAAAAGAAATGAGCCACGTTAAGCAGGACGGACTGTGCTGAAAATGAACTGATGAAATGAATTGTAAATTTGACTGGAAATGATCATTACGGCTTTCTTAGTTTTCCAAAATAAGCGTGGATTTGAAACTGTTTCAGAGCTGGATGCCCTGGGggatgagctgctgctggatgaTGACACCTCCTATTTGGACGAAGCGTCGGCCGCTCCGTCTATCCCAGAAGGAATTCCCAGCGACAGCAAGACAAACAAGGTAGCGGTCCAGACATCACCGCTATCAACTGATCCAGTGTGACATTTAAGCCTCGCAGTACAGTATCCTCTCCACTGCTTTGTAGAAGTATTACTGctttttatcacattacagccacaaatttcaatgttactttaatggattttatgtgttaaactaacacaaagtatatgttaaaatggaaggaaaaggatgtttgctttttattttttttttttttctagtagaAATATGAAGTAGGTGTTCCCCTAAATCCACACAGTGGTCTGTTTACgttattttattcagaaattatATTTGAGAAAAAGGGATCTCAAGGACATAAATGTAATAGTCGAGGTCtatgcccttttttttttaaataaatctcagTTTAGTAAGATGTGTCTTTTAGgcagtttctgtaaaataaatgaattatacAATAATAGAAaactctctctgtttctctttcaggACGGGGTTTTGGTGGATGAGTTTGGCCTTCCACAGATTCCTGCCTCGTAAACAAAGATGACATGAAGACGACTGCACTTCAACTGAAAACACTTTTCTATGTAGAGTAACATTTATACATGCAAACCTGTTGGATATGAACACACTACTCTTTTGAAGCTGCCCTGGTGTTGGATTGTTACTACTATGGTTACTACTACCATGTTAGCATGTggcctttaaaaaaagtattcaccatCGTTTTCGACCTGTTGTCCTCACcaatattttggttttgttcatgacttattattaatttatttgtctaTTTATGAGCTTTGTGTCTCGGTTAAGTCCTTACAGTTTGTTTTGAGTTCTCCAAGGTGGAGCTGATTCCCTCGCTCTGCTTGTTTAAAATATCTGCAGGGGTACTTGAAACGTGCAAAATAAATGATGTCTTTTATCTTAAGCAttgtgtttgtaatttattgataataattgtattgtttttgtctctgtagAGGTTTGTCTCTTCTTTATTAGGGACAGTCTTCCTGCTGAACTACCCTTCAACTTATTTACCAAGTATTACAATATAGAAATAcgatgaaaaattaaaaacaagtgtTGAAACCAATGTTTAGATAGCATTCATAAATATGCTTTTGCACTGATATGATCAGCATATGATTACTAATCATATCCTGCAAAAcctgtcttcttcttttgaattattttgtgacCTACAGCTATATCCCATAAATGTATTCTGTTTGTGCAAGCTATTGCAAAACCTTTGGAAAGAAAAATTGGACTTctcaagggaaaaaaaaacatacacttttgtagaaatacTGTTTACATCCTGGAACATTTTATTCTGGTGTTGGAGATTACAAAATCAATGGAAAGCTACTGACAAAGCAAACTTTTGGAGGAAAATATTTAAGCATTCACTATGTTCTGCAAAGGTTTCTTCTTTTGCAGAagctagcaaaatgttttaatttgtttaatattttgcaGAGATCCAGAGTTACTTTGACAAAATccgcaaaaaataaaaaaaattactcaaactatataaatatgtaataaaaacatgtttttccttaTATGTCTTTTGCAAGGCTCAGTATTTTTAGCTCATTGCaaggttaaaaaacaaaaatgttgagaGCAGTCTGCTAATAAAAATCACAGGGAAAAAGAATAAAGGCtggtaaaacaaacattttgtgacTGCTCAGTTTTGACAATTTATCAATATCTGAATTTGacatttaatgatttttctcagtctttaaccctctgatgcgtGAGTGACTAACTATACAGTCTTCCATGACTGGgtctttttttgacttttttggttacaatcagtgtgtttttatgctacttttgtcattttgattcaaaataatgtttcgTATAATACGTTCTACtgagttttatttcacacaagaattatttcatttttgaaatattttcattttcatttaaaatgtttttagaacaatttgtagaacatttgtgacaatttgtagaacatttttaaaacaaaatgacaacaacagcaaGTTTTACAATGATGAAACGTCAATAATGGACAATGTCAACATCCGTTATGtgtgagtgggtgtgtgtgtgggcatgggGAGGGGGTGCGAAAGAGTACGTTCAttgaa includes:
- the chmp5a gene encoding charged multivesicular body protein 5; translation: MNRIFGRGKPKAPPPNLSDCISTVDARSESIEKKVGRLDAELLKYKDQLKKMRDGPSKNMVKQKAMRVLKQKRMYEGQREQLAQQSFNMEQANYTIQTLKDTKTTVEAMKIGAKEMKKAYKDVKLDQIDDLQDQLEDMMEEAGEVQESLSRSYCTPDIDEEDLEAELDALGDELLLDDDTSYLDEASAAPSIPEGIPSDSKTNKDGVLVDEFGLPQIPAS